From a single Rhabdothermincola sediminis genomic region:
- a CDS encoding response regulator transcription factor, translating into MGDDSESDIADGGADSALMTTTVVLALPDAHQRAALADAVAASPDLQLVGEAGTGRDALERITATVPDVALVDVRLPDPDGMEVCAQVSESLPAVRLLLTAPTDDDTDGGFHAGAIGFVLEADLADRVVDALRRVGWGEALPSRRWAQQVLAELEALSTEAADPVPAPSLTEDEQEVLAGLAGGSAPEEIAARRRVPVRHVNLQAASAIAKLRRYRRDRHRGNGAGRADQPS; encoded by the coding sequence ATGGGCGACGACTCGGAGTCCGACATCGCCGATGGAGGCGCCGACTCGGCGCTCATGACGACCACGGTCGTGCTGGCGTTGCCCGACGCGCACCAGCGCGCCGCGCTCGCCGACGCCGTCGCCGCCAGCCCCGATCTCCAGCTCGTGGGTGAAGCCGGAACAGGGCGTGACGCGCTCGAACGGATCACCGCCACGGTCCCCGACGTGGCGCTCGTCGACGTCCGGCTCCCGGACCCCGACGGCATGGAAGTGTGTGCGCAGGTCTCCGAGTCGCTCCCCGCCGTGCGGCTCCTGCTCACCGCCCCCACGGACGACGACACCGACGGGGGCTTCCACGCCGGCGCGATCGGATTCGTGCTGGAAGCCGACTTGGCCGACCGGGTGGTCGACGCCCTGCGGCGGGTCGGCTGGGGGGAAGCGCTCCCGAGCCGGCGGTGGGCGCAGCAGGTGCTCGCGGAGCTCGAGGCGCTCAGCACCGAGGCCGCCGACCCCGTGCCCGCACCGTCGCTCACCGAGGACGAACAGGAGGTGCTGGCAGGCCTCGCGGGTGGCAGCGCGCCGGAAGAGATCGCCGCTCGGCGCCGCGTACCGGTGCGGCACGTGAACCTGCAGGCTGCATCCGCCATCGCCAAGCTGCGCCGCTACCGGCGCGACCGGCATCGAGGGAATGGAGCGGGTCGGGCTGATCAACCCTCGTAG
- a CDS encoding SgcJ/EcaC family oxidoreductase, which produces MPSPEEIRAVVTRYLEAMSAGDKEGYVALFAPDATIEDPVGTDVHRGHDEIRAFWDMVHTLSSSITLMPTGPARVAGREVAFPMQAISDVGGSKVVVDIIDVFALDDEGRITSMRAFWDPAEMRPYEG; this is translated from the coding sequence ATGCCGAGCCCTGAGGAGATCCGCGCCGTGGTCACCCGTTACCTGGAGGCGATGAGCGCGGGCGACAAGGAGGGCTACGTGGCCCTCTTCGCTCCTGACGCCACCATCGAGGACCCGGTGGGTACCGACGTACACCGGGGCCACGACGAGATCCGAGCCTTCTGGGACATGGTGCACACCCTGTCGTCGTCGATCACGCTCATGCCGACCGGCCCGGCGCGGGTGGCTGGCCGGGAAGTGGCGTTCCCGATGCAGGCGATCAGCGATGTCGGGGGCTCGAAGGTCGTCGTCGACATCATCGACGTGTTCGCCCTCGACGACGAGGGTCGGATCACCTCGATGCGCGCCTTCTGGGATCCTGCGGAGATGCGCCCCTACGAGGGTTGA